The following proteins are co-located in the Heliorestis convoluta genome:
- a CDS encoding LysR family transcriptional regulator translates to MAINMELYRIFYVVAKKGSISRAAEFLYITQPAVSRSIQQLEEKLGSVLFFRTPKGVRLTKDGELLFPYVEQAFNFISLGERSLTEVKDLQNGEISIGAGDTICKHYLPPYLKDFKRAHPGIGIHVSNQNTLSVIQMLKKGALDIGFVHLPVQDEQLMVYKIMEIQDCFVVGEKFKELARYPRTMKEVVEYPLILLEKGSSSRTYIEKVFSQHGLTVKPAFELSDFELNIQFALIDFGVASVIKNFIAKELKNQSLYEVNLTQPIPSRYIGVVHLKTIPLSVAAEKFLSFLLNKPEKEL, encoded by the coding sequence ATGGCGATAAATATGGAGTTGTACAGGATTTTTTACGTGGTAGCCAAAAAAGGCAGTATATCCAGAGCCGCTGAGTTTTTGTATATTACCCAACCTGCTGTAAGTCGCTCTATACAGCAGTTAGAAGAAAAGTTAGGCTCTGTGCTTTTTTTTAGAACTCCGAAAGGCGTTCGTTTAACCAAAGATGGAGAGCTTCTTTTCCCCTATGTGGAGCAAGCTTTTAACTTTATTTCCTTAGGGGAGCGTTCATTAACGGAAGTCAAAGATCTTCAAAATGGGGAAATCTCTATTGGTGCTGGCGATACGATTTGCAAGCACTATCTTCCTCCCTACTTGAAAGACTTCAAGCGAGCTCATCCAGGGATTGGTATTCATGTGAGCAACCAAAATACATTGTCTGTTATTCAAATGTTGAAAAAAGGTGCTCTTGACATTGGTTTTGTTCATTTGCCTGTGCAAGATGAGCAGTTGATGGTTTATAAGATCATGGAAATTCAAGACTGCTTTGTCGTCGGTGAAAAATTTAAAGAGCTTGCCCGTTACCCTCGCACTATGAAGGAAGTGGTCGAATATCCTCTGATTCTATTAGAAAAAGGAAGTAGTTCACGGACTTATATTGAAAAAGTTTTTTCTCAACATGGGCTAACGGTAAAGCCGGCCTTTGAGTTGAGTGATTTTGAGCTGAATATTCAGTTTGCCTTGATTGACTTTGGTGTTGCATCGGTGATCAAAAACTTTATTGCGAAAGAATTAAAAAACCAATCCCTCTATGAAGTAAATTTGACCCAGCCAATCCCATCGAGGTATATCGGTGTTGTTCATCTCAAAACGATTCCTTTATCAGTAGCAGCAGAAAAGTTTTTATCTTTTTTACTCAATAAGCCGGAAAAGGAACTGTAA
- a CDS encoding alpha-E domain-containing protein, with product MLNRQADSLIWLARMIERAENNARMLEVYYAESLEEKASYWESLVAVTGDVALYRQQYKNVDSLSVFEFLSFSDQNPNSIYCCLHQAKENALVAREILPNEIYEVVNSFYLVVRTCAQKLQGKSPLEFLHLVKKRSLLFQGMVEAILPQNKGWAFLQLGRYLERADKTARIIDAAVGHPKSHQENLWLRVLLSVSAYEAYRREWCGRIGAREVTEFLVHQADFPRSLSFSVAHALEAADKAFQNGAQVVEPIQLLEHLDQQLRMTAIEEIERQGVHNFLQSFLSENNKVGDAVNHTLFRGPSTA from the coding sequence ATGCTCAACCGTCAGGCCGACAGCTTGATTTGGTTGGCCCGCATGATTGAACGGGCAGAAAACAACGCACGAATGTTAGAAGTATATTACGCAGAATCGCTAGAAGAAAAAGCATCATACTGGGAATCTCTCGTAGCTGTTACAGGCGACGTAGCACTGTATCGTCAACAATATAAAAACGTCGATAGCCTATCTGTTTTTGAATTTCTTTCTTTTTCTGATCAGAATCCCAACTCTATTTACTGTTGCTTGCACCAGGCCAAAGAAAATGCTCTCGTAGCCCGTGAAATTCTCCCCAATGAAATTTACGAAGTCGTAAATTCCTTTTACCTTGTCGTTCGCACTTGTGCGCAAAAGCTACAAGGGAAGTCTCCTCTAGAATTTTTACATCTCGTGAAAAAGCGTTCTCTTCTTTTTCAAGGTATGGTAGAAGCCATTTTGCCGCAAAACAAAGGCTGGGCTTTTCTCCAACTAGGTCGCTATCTCGAGAGAGCTGACAAAACAGCGCGGATCATTGATGCCGCTGTAGGCCATCCTAAGAGCCACCAAGAGAACTTATGGTTGCGCGTTTTACTTTCTGTGAGCGCCTATGAAGCCTATCGCCGAGAATGGTGTGGGCGCATTGGAGCTCGAGAAGTAACTGAATTTTTGGTTCATCAAGCTGATTTTCCTCGATCTTTATCTTTTTCCGTTGCTCATGCACTAGAAGCGGCTGATAAAGCTTTTCAAAATGGCGCTCAAGTCGTAGAGCCCATTCAATTGTTAGAGCATCTAGACCAACAGTTGCGGATGACAGCCATTGAGGAAATTGAAAGACAGGGCGTTCACAATTTCTTGCAATCTTTTCTCAGCGAAAACAACAAAGTAGGGGATGCCGTGAATCATACACTGTTTCGCGGCCCAAGTACTGCGTGA
- a CDS encoding response regulator, whose amino-acid sequence MIKELKALSQQMHVLYVEDDKTIQKQMEVLLNKFFATVTVANDGTMGLRQYQQNINAYDIVLSDISMPMMNGLDMARAIKEINPEQMILLISAHNDSVNLQKASALGITSDYFIIKPIDKDRLLKALYQAVQKVQRAKKVQWP is encoded by the coding sequence GTGATTAAGGAACTAAAAGCCTTATCACAACAAATGCACGTACTGTATGTAGAAGATGATAAAACTATCCAAAAGCAAATGGAGGTATTGCTGAACAAATTTTTCGCTACTGTTACAGTAGCGAATGACGGAACTATGGGCCTTCGCCAGTATCAACAGAATATAAATGCCTATGACATTGTACTTTCTGATATATCAATGCCAATGATGAATGGATTGGATATGGCTCGAGCTATCAAAGAGATCAATCCAGAACAGATGATTCTTTTGATTTCGGCTCACAATGATAGCGTCAACTTACAAAAAGCAAGTGCTCTTGGAATTACTTCGGATTACTTCATAATCAAGCCGATTGATAAAGATAGACTGCTGAAAGCACTTTACCAGGCTGTGCAAAAAGTCCAAAGAGCTAAAAAAGTCCAGTGGCCATAG
- a CDS encoding GAF domain-containing sensor histidine kinase: MDKSLQDFVNHSPMIVIVWQCEDPWKVKFISNAICQFGYDPQEILSGKISFLDLIYSEDRHRYIAAMKNRFLATCQEYTLEYRIVTKEGQIRWVEAQKIISQRTETKQFFHQDILIDVTRRKGMEEALYRKDRLLHGVAAATNSLLTTYDFNHAIIQALNYLGEAVEVDRVYIFRNHEHSLTGAPAVSQTFEWSRDNIVPQIDNPVLQDLPYEEIGLLWWYKNLKDNKTINGLVKDFPEAERSVLEPQGIISLLVVPIFIGKEFWGFVGFDDCHSERIWTKEEESILMVAAASIGGAIQRKEAESALQLSEEELRIALEKLSRLNETLEERVFQEVMMNRQKDMMLQQQSRQVAMGEIINSIAHQWRQPLNSISLAASNIVIDVELGENLEEIAEEGNQIIELAQSMSQTITDFMEFFNDNKKEEFFRVEDVLKSIGGMLQSQLYSKNIAYQIRLPEKIEVKAFRNELQQVLLNIITNAIHAFDEKKVERKMICAHGWIEHGPEEQEHLILEIADNAGGVPEEIMEKIFEPYITTKEKGKGTGLGLSISRTIVQDKLKGNIVVRNENGGAVFSLNFPVSSSG, from the coding sequence ATGGATAAATCGCTCCAAGATTTTGTTAACCACTCTCCCATGATTGTCATTGTCTGGCAATGCGAAGACCCATGGAAAGTCAAATTTATCTCTAACGCTATTTGTCAATTCGGATATGATCCCCAGGAGATCCTATCGGGCAAAATCTCTTTTCTTGATCTGATTTACAGTGAAGACAGGCACCGATATATAGCAGCAATGAAAAACAGGTTTCTGGCTACTTGTCAGGAATATACCCTGGAATACCGTATAGTGACCAAAGAAGGTCAGATTCGCTGGGTAGAAGCTCAGAAAATCATTAGCCAACGGACAGAAACTAAGCAGTTTTTTCATCAAGATATCCTCATTGATGTCACTCGACGCAAAGGGATGGAAGAAGCACTTTATCGAAAAGATCGACTCTTACATGGCGTTGCTGCAGCCACCAATAGCTTGCTGACAACCTATGATTTTAATCACGCCATCATACAAGCCCTTAACTACTTAGGAGAAGCTGTAGAAGTCGATCGCGTATACATATTTCGCAATCACGAGCACTCCCTAACAGGAGCCCCCGCGGTGAGTCAAACTTTTGAATGGTCTCGAGATAACATAGTCCCCCAAATCGACAACCCTGTACTACAAGACTTGCCCTATGAAGAAATCGGGCTCTTATGGTGGTACAAGAACTTAAAGGATAATAAAACGATCAATGGCCTCGTAAAAGATTTTCCTGAAGCAGAGCGAAGCGTTTTGGAGCCACAGGGAATTATTTCGTTGCTTGTCGTGCCGATCTTTATTGGAAAGGAATTCTGGGGCTTTGTAGGCTTCGACGATTGTCATTCTGAGCGGATATGGACAAAAGAAGAAGAATCCATTCTGATGGTAGCAGCTGCGAGCATTGGCGGTGCCATTCAACGAAAAGAAGCCGAAAGCGCTCTCCAACTTAGTGAAGAAGAGCTCCGCATCGCTTTAGAGAAGCTCTCTCGACTCAATGAAACCTTAGAAGAACGAGTTTTTCAAGAAGTCATGATGAACCGCCAAAAAGACATGATGTTACAGCAACAATCACGACAGGTGGCCATGGGTGAAATCATCAACTCCATTGCCCATCAATGGCGACAGCCTCTTAATAGCATCAGTTTAGCAGCTTCAAACATTGTGATAGATGTTGAATTGGGTGAAAACCTTGAAGAGATTGCTGAAGAAGGCAATCAGATTATTGAACTGGCTCAAAGCATGTCTCAAACCATTACTGACTTTATGGAATTTTTTAATGACAACAAAAAAGAAGAATTTTTTCGAGTGGAAGATGTACTCAAAAGCATCGGTGGCATGCTGCAATCACAGCTTTATAGCAAGAATATTGCCTACCAGATCAGACTCCCCGAAAAAATTGAAGTAAAGGCCTTTCGCAATGAACTTCAGCAAGTTCTTTTGAATATCATCACCAACGCCATCCATGCCTTTGATGAAAAAAAAGTAGAACGAAAAATGATTTGTGCCCATGGGTGGATAGAGCATGGCCCAGAGGAACAGGAGCATCTGATCTTAGAAATTGCTGATAATGCAGGTGGCGTACCGGAAGAGATCATGGAAAAAATCTTCGAACCTTATATAACAACGAAAGAAAAAGGCAAAGGAACGGGCCTTGGACTTTCTATCAGCCGTACTATCGTTCAGGATAAACTAAAAGGCAATATCGTTGTGCGTAATGAAAATGGTGGCGCTGTCTTTTCTCTGAACTTTCCTGTATCTTCTTCAGGCTAA
- a CDS encoding circularly permuted type 2 ATP-grasp protein, with protein sequence MFSVDSEKRFFNEMFDHSCAVRPCYETIYNYFNNLSPMMLEHLKNKAEHGFVNLGVTFRVYHESTSMERTIPFDILPRLIPEEEWTILDEGCRQRVRALNAFLYDIYHGQEILHDQVIPRELVVTHPDFCWAMAGLHVPLNEYITLAGIDVIRDNEGKYFVLEDNLRVPSGISYVYENRKMMQQLFPELCQNHQIEPIMPSLSYLARYLQSLSPRRVSKPTVVLLTPGPYNAAYYDHVFLSQQLGIDLVEGQDLMTLDNRVYLRSVEGLRQVDVIYRRVDDAFLDPLVFRPDSMLGVPGLMSAYRAGHVALANAPGAGVADDKAIFAYVPAMIRYYLGEEPILENVPTFLLKNREEQEYVLHNLEKMVVKKTTGAGGYGMLIGPKASEEELATFRTILQEKPHHYIAQPTIQLSQHPSFINGVFSNRHIDLRPFVIGGKKVIPGGLTRVALREGSLVVNSSQGGGSKDTWVLRSQGGERECQLCSTVRPTA encoded by the coding sequence GTGTTTTCTGTGGATAGTGAGAAAAGGTTTTTTAATGAAATGTTTGATCATTCCTGTGCCGTTCGACCTTGCTATGAGACAATTTATAATTATTTTAACAATCTATCACCCATGATGCTGGAACATCTAAAAAACAAAGCGGAGCATGGTTTCGTCAACTTAGGAGTTACCTTTCGGGTTTATCATGAGTCAACGAGTATGGAGAGAACAATTCCTTTTGACATTCTTCCTCGTTTAATTCCTGAAGAAGAATGGACGATCTTAGATGAAGGATGTCGCCAACGAGTTCGAGCTCTCAATGCCTTCCTCTATGACATTTATCACGGTCAGGAAATTCTTCACGATCAAGTTATACCAAGAGAATTGGTCGTAACACATCCCGACTTTTGCTGGGCCATGGCAGGACTCCATGTTCCATTAAATGAGTATATTACTTTAGCAGGTATCGATGTAATTCGAGATAATGAGGGCAAATATTTTGTCTTAGAAGATAACTTGCGCGTACCTTCTGGAATCAGCTATGTGTATGAAAATCGAAAAATGATGCAACAGCTTTTCCCAGAGCTTTGTCAAAATCATCAAATTGAGCCGATTATGCCATCTTTGAGCTATCTAGCGCGGTACTTGCAGTCTCTATCTCCCAGGCGGGTCTCCAAGCCTACCGTTGTCTTGTTGACGCCAGGTCCTTATAACGCCGCCTATTATGATCACGTCTTTCTATCGCAGCAACTTGGTATTGACCTTGTAGAAGGCCAAGATCTAATGACCCTTGATAACCGCGTCTATTTGCGCAGCGTGGAAGGGTTGCGACAAGTCGATGTCATTTATCGACGTGTTGACGATGCTTTCTTAGACCCTCTTGTATTTCGACCCGACTCTATGCTGGGTGTGCCCGGACTTATGAGTGCCTATCGAGCCGGTCATGTTGCTCTGGCTAACGCGCCTGGCGCTGGTGTTGCTGATGACAAAGCCATCTTTGCTTATGTGCCTGCCATGATTCGCTACTATCTCGGTGAAGAGCCGATTCTAGAAAATGTTCCTACCTTCCTTTTGAAGAATCGAGAAGAGCAGGAATATGTACTCCATAACTTAGAGAAAATGGTCGTCAAGAAAACAACGGGTGCTGGTGGCTACGGCATGCTTATCGGCCCGAAAGCATCAGAAGAAGAACTAGCCACGTTCCGTACCATATTGCAAGAAAAGCCGCATCACTATATTGCACAGCCGACCATTCAATTGTCGCAACACCCATCTTTTATCAATGGTGTTTTTAGCAATCGACACATTGATCTTCGGCCTTTTGTCATAGGAGGCAAAAAAGTCATACCAGGTGGCTTAACTCGTGTTGCCTTGCGGGAAGGTTCTCTTGTAGTAAATTCTTCGCAAGGTGGAGGTAGCAAAGACACCTGGGTTCTTCGAAGTCAAGGTGGAGAAAGGGAGTGCCAATTATGCTCAACCGTCAGGCCGACAGCTTGA